One genomic window of Caldivirga maquilingensis IC-167 includes the following:
- a CDS encoding class I SAM-dependent methyltransferase → MSSLDNKAKVRELYERMGLGYLELYLEESIMGYLTLIEGVRLRGMRIIDIGCGLGVGAGLLSGIVEQYTCIDIACSLLRYPAGLPNVDAVCSDGAMLPIRSSSFNVAILLNTVNADLDGLELLKEARRVSGVVLAKSPRDIDNELIATLLRGG, encoded by the coding sequence ATGAGTTCCCTTGATAATAAGGCTAAGGTTAGGGAACTATATGAGAGGATGGGGTTAGGTTACCTTGAACTTTACCTGGAGGAGAGTATTATGGGTTACTTAACGTTAATTGAGGGGGTTAGGTTAAGGGGCATGAGGATTATTGACATTGGTTGCGGCTTAGGTGTTGGTGCCGGCTTACTGTCAGGTATTGTGGAGCAGTATACCTGCATTGATATTGCATGTAGTTTACTAAGGTACCCAGCTGGCTTACCTAATGTTGATGCAGTGTGCTCCGATGGGGCTATGCTTCCCATTAGGTCATCATCATTTAACGTAGCCATACTACTAAACACCGTTAACGCTGATTTAGATGGCTTAGAACTATTGAAGGAGGCTAGGAGGGTTAGTGGAGTTGTTTTAGCTAAGTCGCCTAGGGATATTGATAATGAGCTTATAGCAACCCTGCTTCGAGGCGGCTAA
- a CDS encoding adenosylcobalamin-dependent ribonucleoside-diphosphate reductase, with product MEQKVTGERTMITVIKRNGLREEFNPVKLLNSLKLAGAPNPERILEEVTSQIKGKGEVTSSEISDSVQLMMLNLISEDFKWHDAARNYLLFSIYKQAWGKEVVKSINSGSLTLSEAYRRGLRDWFNQGLNQGLWSLDAAKFYEKHLDELMNKLDPSRDLLLTYNGVRTLMSRYLMKRLDGSFFETPQYMWMRIAMGVAYSEVKYGNDPIKWVEKFYDLVSQLKFLPNSPTMFNALTKLGELSACFVIPVDDCLSKDSNRDNPNCFFGIMDAAKLAALLFQAGAGVGYQFGELRPEGDVVKSTSGVASGPLSFMRLFDTLVDVIKQGGKRRGAQMGMLFWWHPDIEKFITSKTGRLKDVQLQNFNISVTIDDYFMTKALRGEDVYLLNPRECTCLYQTWGQEFIKCYEECVSKVKAGLVKVWRRVNAGELWSKIVESAWDSGDPGLWNRDVANMKIEYVNDVVSEKYRVINGTNPCGEVALYPFESCNLGSINLTKYINGNSIDWVSLANDIMLAVRFLDDVIDSNQHPHEYLDRANKASRRIGLGINGWADVLVSLDIPYDSPKAIALADVVMGFVARVAVRASVELAKEKGPFPLWPSSKWRSGFLPWRVHDERVSKMLEVKGVSSDVEEYLEILKLGYGELGGLPNKAEEYLAKLRATDDELIKDASTVGVRNGALISIAPEGSRSLIAGVNSSIEPIFAIAYVRNLSIGKLIEYNYTALRKLKDSNALDNETTSKVLESGMLPSNHVMHPVLKTANEIHWRWHVFMQVTFAKWSDSGVSKTINMPSNATKEDVNGAYRLAWALGAFGITVYRDKSKAVQVIYTGVEGKGKAQSTESKAIKVTVKAINLNRDIEENKLAEIGETDDPACRTGVCG from the coding sequence ATGGAACAGAAAGTCACTGGAGAGAGAACCATGATAACGGTAATTAAGAGGAATGGCTTAAGGGAGGAGTTTAACCCAGTTAAGCTACTTAATAGTTTAAAATTAGCTGGAGCACCCAATCCAGAGCGCATACTTGAGGAGGTTACCAGTCAAATTAAGGGTAAGGGGGAGGTTACTTCAAGTGAAATATCTGATTCCGTTCAATTAATGATGCTTAACCTAATTAGTGAGGACTTTAAGTGGCATGATGCAGCCAGGAACTACCTACTCTTCAGTATTTACAAGCAGGCCTGGGGCAAGGAGGTGGTTAAGAGTATTAACTCAGGTTCATTAACGTTAAGTGAAGCCTACAGGAGAGGCCTTAGGGATTGGTTCAACCAGGGGCTTAATCAAGGCTTATGGAGCCTTGATGCTGCTAAATTCTATGAGAAGCATTTAGACGAGTTAATGAATAAACTAGACCCATCAAGGGACTTACTCCTAACCTATAATGGTGTTAGGACACTGATGAGCAGGTACCTTATGAAGAGGCTTGATGGTTCATTCTTCGAAACCCCACAGTACATGTGGATGAGGATAGCCATGGGTGTGGCCTACAGTGAGGTTAAGTATGGTAATGATCCCATTAAGTGGGTTGAAAAGTTCTATGACTTAGTGAGTCAATTGAAGTTCCTACCTAATTCGCCAACAATGTTTAACGCCTTAACTAAGCTGGGTGAATTATCGGCATGCTTCGTTATACCTGTTGATGACTGCCTAAGTAAGGATAGTAACAGGGATAATCCAAACTGCTTCTTCGGGATAATGGATGCAGCTAAGTTAGCCGCATTACTCTTCCAAGCCGGCGCTGGGGTTGGTTACCAGTTCGGTGAATTAAGGCCTGAGGGTGATGTCGTAAAATCAACGAGTGGTGTTGCCTCAGGCCCATTATCATTCATGAGGCTCTTCGACACCCTAGTGGATGTTATTAAGCAGGGTGGTAAGAGGCGTGGAGCCCAAATGGGTATGCTCTTCTGGTGGCATCCCGATATTGAGAAGTTCATAACCTCGAAGACTGGTAGATTGAAGGATGTTCAGCTCCAGAACTTTAACATAAGTGTAACCATAGATGACTACTTCATGACTAAGGCACTGAGGGGTGAGGATGTGTATTTACTTAATCCAAGGGAATGCACCTGCCTATACCAAACGTGGGGTCAGGAATTCATTAAATGCTATGAGGAATGCGTGAGTAAGGTTAAGGCAGGCCTGGTGAAGGTATGGAGGAGGGTTAATGCGGGTGAATTATGGAGTAAGATAGTTGAGTCAGCCTGGGATAGTGGTGACCCAGGGTTATGGAATAGGGATGTGGCGAACATGAAGATTGAGTACGTTAATGATGTGGTTAGTGAGAAATATAGGGTAATAAATGGGACAAATCCATGCGGTGAAGTGGCGCTATACCCATTTGAGTCCTGTAACCTAGGCAGTATTAACTTAACGAAGTACATTAATGGTAATAGTATAGACTGGGTTTCATTAGCCAATGACATTATGCTTGCTGTTAGATTCCTCGATGATGTAATCGACTCTAATCAGCACCCGCATGAGTACCTGGATAGGGCTAATAAGGCTAGTAGGAGAATTGGCCTAGGCATTAATGGTTGGGCTGATGTATTAGTGTCACTTGACATACCTTATGATTCACCTAAGGCTATTGCGTTAGCCGACGTAGTAATGGGGTTTGTAGCAAGGGTTGCGGTTAGGGCTAGCGTTGAGTTGGCTAAGGAGAAGGGCCCATTCCCACTATGGCCGAGCAGTAAATGGAGGAGTGGTTTCCTACCCTGGAGGGTTCATGATGAGAGGGTTTCAAAGATGCTTGAGGTTAAGGGTGTTTCAAGCGACGTGGAGGAGTACCTTGAGATCCTTAAGTTAGGTTACGGTGAATTAGGTGGCCTACCCAATAAGGCTGAGGAGTACTTAGCTAAGCTAAGAGCCACTGACGATGAGTTGATTAAAGATGCATCAACAGTGGGTGTTAGGAACGGTGCCTTAATCAGCATTGCCCCAGAGGGTTCAAGAAGCCTAATTGCTGGGGTTAATTCAAGCATAGAGCCTATTTTCGCAATAGCCTACGTGAGGAATCTAAGCATTGGAAAGCTAATAGAGTATAATTACACAGCCCTCAGGAAGCTTAAGGACTCCAATGCCTTGGATAATGAAACAACCTCCAAGGTACTTGAATCCGGTATGCTACCCAGTAACCACGTGATGCATCCAGTACTCAAGACTGCTAATGAAATACACTGGAGGTGGCACGTCTTCATGCAGGTCACCTTCGCCAAGTGGAGTGACTCGGGTGTAAGTAAGACAATAAACATGCCCAGTAATGCGACTAAGGAGGATGTCAATGGGGCATACCGCCTAGCCTGGGCCTTAGGGGCATTCGGCATAACGGTGTATAGGGATAAGAGTAAGGCGGTTCAAGTAATATACACTGGCGTTGAGGGGAAGGGCAAGGCCCAGAGCACTGAGTCTAAGGCAATTAAGGTTACTGTTAAGGCAATTAATCTCAATAGGGATATTGAGGAGAATAAGCTGGCTGAAATAGGTGAAACAGATGATCCAGCGTGTAGAACTGGAGTATGCGGATAA
- a CDS encoding 6-phosphofructokinase has product MRIGILTSGGDAPGLNIAVYSFIKLAERKHELFAVFHGWEGFIDGSIRRIESTDLLPYLSMGGTALKTSRRNVFDNEDDVEKLVEAVNNYGLDCIVAIGGDGSLKASYKATELDIKVIHIPKTIDNDVFGTDFTIGFDSAVNAAVNVTESFKTTLISHERIGVVEVMGREAGWVALHTGLATMADATLIPEYPLTMDFIVNKLIEAYKIKHYALVVTAEGINVSDGIITANKHPTPNGIGYRLAELIEKTTGIETRAVSPGHSIRGVQPSAFDRVLAVNYAAKAYEAVENELCNVMVNYSESRYGYVPIHEVVGKNKLVSGGWLRLYEDFWVN; this is encoded by the coding sequence ATGAGGATTGGAATACTAACCAGCGGTGGGGATGCCCCTGGGTTAAATATTGCAGTGTACTCTTTCATTAAGCTGGCTGAGAGAAAACATGAGTTATTCGCTGTATTCCATGGTTGGGAGGGGTTTATTGATGGTTCCATTAGGAGAATTGAATCCACTGACCTACTACCTTACTTATCCATGGGTGGTACTGCCCTTAAGACATCTAGAAGGAATGTGTTTGATAATGAGGATGACGTCGAGAAGCTTGTTGAAGCCGTTAATAATTATGGCCTTGACTGTATAGTGGCTATTGGGGGTGATGGATCATTAAAGGCATCCTATAAGGCCACTGAGTTGGATATAAAGGTTATTCATATTCCTAAGACTATTGATAATGATGTTTTTGGTACTGATTTTACTATTGGTTTTGATTCTGCTGTTAATGCTGCTGTTAATGTTACTGAGTCCTTTAAAACCACCTTAATCTCCCATGAGAGGATTGGTGTAGTGGAGGTTATGGGTAGGGAGGCTGGATGGGTAGCATTACACACTGGACTAGCAACAATGGCAGACGCAACACTAATACCGGAGTACCCATTAACCATGGACTTCATAGTTAATAAACTAATTGAGGCCTATAAGATAAAGCACTACGCATTAGTTGTGACGGCTGAAGGCATTAATGTTAGTGACGGTATTATCACCGCCAATAAGCACCCCACGCCTAATGGAATTGGGTATAGGTTGGCTGAGTTGATTGAGAAGACGACTGGAATAGAGACTAGGGCTGTTTCACCAGGTCACTCCATAAGGGGTGTTCAACCGTCTGCGTTTGACCGGGTTCTAGCCGTTAACTACGCTGCTAAGGCCTATGAAGCCGTGGAGAATGAGTTATGTAACGTTATGGTTAATTACAGTGAGTCAAGGTATGGTTACGTACCGATACATGAGGTTGTTGGTAAGAATAAGCTTGTTAGCGGTGGGTGGCTTAGGCTTTATGAGGATTTTTGGGTTAATTAA
- a CDS encoding pyridoxal phosphate-dependent aminotransferase: MRNLSDRISALRESPTRRIDAIRERLRRENRDIIVLSAGQPSIPPPPEIRAIMAEELAKESMDLYAYTPSQGIVELREAVSEDLKRLGSLDVKPDDIVIVAGGQEAMFATLMTILNPGDEVILMDPTYFGYKPLIEYFGARIKRLRLSMDDGFRINVEALKELISSRTKAIILVSPDNPTGSIISEDVAKALVDLARDKDFWIISDEAYRTLIYEGSHVYLYKYAPEYVISLNTFSKDPGIPGWRLGFVYGPREITSRIKLAAEEMTYCPPSFAQRFVATYLRSEVRLKHIKYVVEQYRAKRDTAVEAIRRNLPEARFVVPKGSMFIFVDLSKYIDDSDKFAEFAMEKYSVALVPGSYFSEQYKAAVRVSFVWERTDRLVEGIRRLAEAAKAYKAS; encoded by the coding sequence GTGCGTAATCTCTCCGATAGGATATCAGCCTTAAGGGAATCACCAACTAGAAGAATTGATGCAATAAGGGAGAGGCTTAGACGCGAGAACAGGGATATAATAGTCTTATCCGCTGGTCAACCAAGCATTCCCCCACCCCCTGAGATTAGGGCAATTATGGCTGAGGAGTTGGCTAAGGAGAGCATGGATTTATACGCCTATACGCCAAGCCAAGGCATAGTTGAGTTAAGGGAGGCTGTCTCCGAGGATTTGAAGAGGCTTGGTTCCCTTGACGTTAAGCCTGATGACATAGTTATTGTGGCCGGCGGCCAGGAGGCCATGTTCGCCACATTAATGACCATACTGAATCCTGGTGATGAGGTAATATTAATGGATCCAACATACTTCGGTTACAAACCCTTAATAGAGTACTTTGGTGCCAGGATTAAGAGACTGAGGTTAAGCATGGATGATGGCTTTAGGATAAACGTGGAGGCGCTTAAGGAGTTAATAAGCAGTAGGACTAAGGCAATTATCCTAGTCTCACCGGATAACCCAACGGGCTCCATAATTAGTGAGGACGTTGCTAAGGCTTTAGTCGACTTAGCTAGGGATAAGGACTTCTGGATAATATCGGATGAAGCCTACAGGACTCTAATATACGAGGGTAGTCACGTCTACCTCTACAAGTACGCCCCAGAGTACGTAATATCCCTAAACACGTTCTCAAAGGACCCAGGGATACCAGGTTGGAGACTTGGTTTCGTCTACGGGCCCCGTGAGATTACTTCAAGAATAAAACTAGCTGCGGAGGAGATGACCTACTGTCCACCATCCTTCGCTCAGCGTTTTGTGGCAACATACTTAAGGTCTGAGGTTAGGTTAAAGCACATTAAGTACGTTGTTGAGCAATACCGCGCCAAGAGGGATACCGCTGTTGAGGCAATTAGGAGGAATTTACCTGAAGCCAGATTCGTAGTCCCGAAGGGCTCAATGTTCATTTTCGTTGACTTATCTAAGTACATTGATGATAGTGATAAATTCGCGGAGTTCGCCATGGAGAAGTACAGTGTAGCCCTGGTTCCAGGAAGCTACTTCAGTGAGCAGTATAAGGCTGCTGTGAGGGTTTCGTTCGTGTGGGAGAGGACTGACCGTCTAGTAGAGGGTATTAGGAGGCTGGCTGAGGCAGCTAAGGCTTATAAGGCTTCATGA
- a CDS encoding helicase HerA domain-containing protein — MIFTTRIRMMIAALILVMLSSLITKYALIALVPLIIIFRNDAALLALSIRHSVAPQLVVRDNYIYDPINRLVHSFLLAEPIHDLLRLSEGKFINLVNEMLLRLNLCDKCYITFIVIGDRKVIRVSMVDEPPFNNFKSFQSNAVNVLEDYFMVKPIKGEELRNLVNQSPYPVSSLIMVLTIPLIILLLFGVLGIAPWLIFAIIVIKQYLSGRFTVNNGLLFSRISTRNELMMSKLTQADVYSLAKAFHNTINEYALVISGNSELSMLATREYHKASESLVVKERGKSYPGLLYWRNVIDRLSSGELPLRLMLLCNGGFEYVNATKSKVASYALWVPDGFLLNGLSHDAAVFIPFTGGRLRVSEDSRVIRIGVDSLGKPVEVDLDSLPAGHMLLLGPTGMGKSWAARTILARLIKMGLRIIVIDPHGEYSNLGLPIIDVSERFVDFLNPVGKIEGKETILRVAQSISEAFNISDLDLILSDLGGLSNHGDFKEVFSKAAETTYNIELSYVYSIIASSLGKRGLITPEELRQGVVLSFKSILPNPELTAFAMNQVTAYLYSMFAGKVSKLSNILAVDEAYYVMDSRLMELYVRGLRKSGLGVMLITQTLTNVSSSLIQNIPLIIMMGGPDSYIIESMNYLKLDQNEFEWLRLGLAPHMMGNRSRALLIEGPVRRQVLVDLDPRLKPMNN, encoded by the coding sequence ATGATATTCACCACAAGAATTAGAATGATGATTGCAGCATTAATACTAGTGATGCTTTCCTCACTAATAACCAAGTACGCTCTAATAGCCTTAGTGCCCTTAATAATAATCTTCAGGAATGACGCGGCTTTACTAGCCTTATCAATTAGGCACAGTGTGGCGCCGCAGTTAGTGGTAAGGGATAATTACATTTATGATCCGATTAATAGACTTGTTCACTCATTCCTACTGGCTGAACCTATTCATGACCTACTTAGGTTAAGTGAGGGTAAGTTCATTAATCTAGTTAATGAAATGCTGCTTAGGTTAAACCTATGCGATAAATGCTACATAACATTCATAGTAATTGGTGATAGGAAAGTAATAAGGGTGTCCATGGTTGATGAACCCCCGTTTAATAATTTTAAGTCGTTTCAATCCAATGCGGTTAATGTTCTGGAGGATTACTTCATGGTTAAACCAATAAAGGGTGAGGAACTTAGGAACTTGGTGAATCAATCACCATACCCTGTATCAAGCCTAATAATGGTGCTAACTATACCATTAATTATTCTCCTACTATTCGGAGTATTAGGTATTGCACCTTGGTTGATATTCGCAATAATAGTGATTAAGCAGTACTTGAGTGGGAGGTTCACGGTTAATAATGGGCTTCTCTTCAGTAGGATTAGTACTAGGAATGAACTTATGATGAGTAAGTTAACGCAAGCTGACGTTTACTCCTTGGCGAAGGCCTTCCATAACACTATTAATGAGTACGCACTCGTAATATCAGGGAACAGTGAATTATCAATGCTAGCCACCAGGGAGTATCATAAGGCCTCGGAGTCCCTTGTGGTTAAGGAGAGGGGTAAGAGTTACCCAGGTTTACTATATTGGAGAAACGTAATAGATAGGTTATCGTCGGGTGAATTACCATTAAGGTTAATGCTACTATGCAATGGGGGATTTGAATACGTTAATGCCACTAAGAGCAAGGTTGCATCATACGCATTATGGGTTCCTGACGGCTTCCTACTGAATGGTTTATCACATGATGCTGCAGTATTCATACCATTCACTGGTGGTAGATTAAGGGTAAGCGAGGATAGTAGGGTTATTAGGATTGGGGTTGATAGTCTTGGCAAACCTGTGGAGGTTGACTTGGACTCCTTACCAGCAGGCCACATGTTATTACTGGGTCCCACTGGTATGGGTAAATCATGGGCTGCACGAACCATATTAGCTAGGTTAATTAAAATGGGTTTAAGGATCATTGTAATTGATCCGCATGGTGAATACAGTAACTTAGGCCTACCTATTATTGATGTTTCAGAACGTTTCGTGGATTTCCTTAACCCTGTGGGTAAGATTGAGGGTAAGGAGACTATACTAAGGGTTGCCCAATCAATATCCGAGGCATTCAATATAAGTGACCTAGACCTAATACTAAGTGATTTAGGGGGCCTCAGTAACCATGGTGACTTCAAGGAAGTGTTCAGTAAGGCTGCGGAAACCACGTATAATATTGAACTCTCATACGTTTACAGCATTATAGCTAGTAGCTTAGGTAAAAGAGGCCTAATAACCCCTGAGGAGCTGAGACAGGGGGTGGTTTTATCCTTTAAGTCAATACTACCTAACCCTGAGTTAACAGCCTTCGCCATGAACCAAGTCACAGCATACCTATACTCAATGTTCGCCGGTAAGGTGAGTAAGCTGAGTAATATCTTAGCTGTTGATGAAGCTTACTACGTCATGGACAGTAGGTTAATGGAGCTCTACGTAAGGGGCCTTAGGAAATCGGGCCTAGGCGTAATGCTAATAACCCAAACGTTAACTAATGTGTCAAGTAGCCTAATTCAGAACATACCCTTAATAATAATGATGGGTGGGCCTGATTCCTATATAATTGAATCCATGAATTACCTTAAACTTGACCAGAATGAATTCGAATGGCTTAGGTTAGGTTTAGCGCCTCACATGATGGGGAATAGAAGTAGAGCATTACTTATAGAGGGACCTGTAAGGAGGCAAGTACTTGTGGATCTTGATCCAAGACTAAAACCTATGAATAATTAA
- a CDS encoding sugar phosphate isomerase/epimerase family protein: MGSPRINLAWLYAITKYGYPPRITDFFSFIDDAVRLGFKAIELEVYGEDNLRAVEEERVRLRDFIESHGLKVVNVAGIFPQLLSPIDGIRERGLELFRRSVELAVFFNADLTQTDTFTPPIEFTGPKPYSTGIVFAERYRVRIPTDFSWRVFWSLLVNAMRGCSRIALDHGLRFAIEPRVGESVANSDAMLRLIDEVNMDNFGAVLDVGHLNAAKELIPLSIEKLGDKILYVHASDNDGRDNYHWSPGRGVVDWDAVFEGLRKFNFRGYVAIDVGGQDIKERLDEEVTQARVFIEEAGSRHGLW; this comes from the coding sequence ATGGGTTCACCGAGGATTAACTTAGCCTGGTTATACGCAATAACTAAGTACGGTTATCCACCACGTATTACTGACTTCTTCAGTTTCATAGATGATGCTGTTAGGCTTGGTTTTAAGGCGATTGAGCTTGAGGTTTACGGTGAGGATAACCTGAGAGCTGTTGAGGAGGAGAGGGTTAGGTTAAGGGACTTCATTGAATCCCATGGGTTAAAGGTGGTTAATGTTGCTGGAATATTCCCTCAACTACTCTCACCAATTGATGGGATTAGGGAGAGGGGGCTTGAATTATTTAGAAGGAGCGTGGAGTTAGCCGTCTTCTTTAATGCTGACTTAACCCAAACAGACACATTTACACCACCCATTGAGTTCACCGGCCCTAAGCCCTATTCAACGGGAATAGTGTTCGCAGAGAGGTATAGGGTTAGGATCCCCACTGACTTCTCATGGAGGGTGTTCTGGAGCCTACTGGTTAATGCCATGAGGGGGTGTTCGAGGATTGCCCTTGATCATGGTTTAAGATTCGCCATTGAACCTAGGGTTGGGGAATCAGTGGCTAATAGTGATGCAATGCTTAGGCTCATTGATGAAGTTAACATGGATAACTTCGGGGCTGTACTGGATGTTGGGCATCTTAATGCTGCTAAGGAGTTGATTCCATTATCCATAGAGAAGCTTGGGGATAAGATACTTTACGTCCATGCCTCAGACAATGATGGTAGGGATAACTACCACTGGAGCCCAGGTAGGGGTGTTGTGGATTGGGATGCTGTTTTCGAGGGCTTGAGGAAATTTAATTTCAGAGGCTACGTTGCCATTGATGTTGGTGGACAGGACATTAAGGAGAGGCTTGATGAGGAGGTTACGCAGGCTAGGGTGTTTATTGAGGAGGCTGGTTCAAGGCATGGGCTATGGTGA
- a CDS encoding nascent polypeptide-associated complex protein: MVTVKYWSIALTRMFNPNEVKRMLKRMGINVNVKDVDAVKVVVELRDGSSLELSNPTVVLLEMPGGVLLYQVQVDKRDVKTNQPQAPPRIVVKAQSPKYSEDDIRLVMDQTGVSRDEAIKALEEANGDLAEAILKLQKSGHHP, from the coding sequence GTGGTAACTGTTAAATACTGGAGTATTGCCTTAACAAGGATGTTTAACCCCAATGAGGTTAAGAGGATGCTTAAGAGAATGGGGATTAACGTTAACGTTAAGGATGTTGATGCTGTTAAGGTAGTGGTGGAGTTGAGGGATGGCAGTAGCTTGGAGTTAAGTAACCCAACAGTGGTGCTTCTTGAAATGCCGGGTGGTGTTTTACTTTACCAGGTTCAGGTTGATAAGAGGGATGTTAAGACTAATCAACCACAGGCGCCGCCGAGGATTGTGGTTAAGGCTCAATCACCTAAGTACAGTGAGGATGACATTAGGCTTGTTATGGATCAGACAGGGGTAAGTAGGGATGAGGCCATTAAGGCCCTTGAGGAGGCTAATGGTGACTTAGCCGAGGCAATACTGAAACTGCAGAAGTCGGGTCATCACCCTTAA
- a CDS encoding endonuclease III domain-containing protein, whose translation MENIRDLLKVFEEISEKLSENGWFISEPESPKWWGGALSPEEVIISAILVQQTKWERVSEVMAKLRQGGLNTLKTIAELNPLDLANALSGVNFRFTKASRLVRIARTITSMGGLRALSKLSDDEVRVMLLSMDGVGYETADSIMLFALNRVTIPISTYTIRVIKRIYGYLGGGYEDWRLTLMKLLPRGLYEYKLFHAGVVTTGKEWCLKETPRCIECPLRNQCRFAKLGTNAY comes from the coding sequence ATGGAGAATATTAGGGATTTACTTAAGGTGTTTGAGGAAATTAGTGAGAAGCTTAGTGAAAATGGGTGGTTTATTAGTGAACCAGAATCACCCAAGTGGTGGGGTGGCGCCTTAAGTCCCGAGGAGGTTATTATATCAGCCATACTGGTTCAGCAGACTAAGTGGGAGAGGGTTAGTGAAGTCATGGCTAAGCTTAGGCAAGGTGGGTTAAACACACTTAAGACTATTGCTGAGCTTAATCCACTGGATTTAGCCAATGCACTGAGTGGGGTTAACTTCAGGTTCACTAAGGCTAGTAGATTAGTGAGGATTGCCAGGACTATTACATCAATGGGTGGGTTAAGGGCTTTAAGTAAGCTTAGTGACGATGAGGTTAGGGTAATGCTACTATCAATGGATGGTGTCGGCTACGAGACAGCTGACTCAATAATGCTCTTCGCCCTAAATAGGGTAACAATACCCATCTCAACATACACCATCAGGGTAATTAAGAGGATTTACGGTTACCTGGGGGGTGGTTACGAGGATTGGAGGCTTACATTAATGAAGCTACTGCCCAGGGGACTATATGAGTATAAGCTCTTCCACGCTGGTGTGGTGACCACTGGGAAGGAGTGGTGCCTTAAGGAGACACCGAGGTGTATTGAATGCCCACTACGTAATCAATGCCGCTTCGCCAAGTTAGGCACTAATGCGTATTAA